From the genome of Pogoniulus pusillus isolate bPogPus1 chromosome 23, bPogPus1.pri, whole genome shotgun sequence:
GTAGTGGTAGTATGTGGGTTCCATATTTTGTCTGTTTTGAGTGAAACTAGTGTTGGTAGTAACTAAAAATAGCTACTTTTAAATACCATCCTGACCACCAGCTGAAGGCACCAGTGAAAACCTGTGTGCCAtcaatttatcttttttttttcaagtgttaATTGCTATTTATTTTGATTCTCTGGAGTAAGGAGGGGTAAAAACAAGGTTGGTCTATGGTTAACTTCCATAGGACTGTGTGGCAGCTTGGAAGTAAAAGAATTTCAGTTCTGCACTTTTCTATTAGTGCAGAACTGTCTCCAAATGCTAAAAAAGATTTGGCTGCTAAAAAAGATTTGGCTGCTAAATtaagaagcaaaaggaaaagacaggagaaaaaaaaaaagagtgtgaaaaagacaaaaaaaaacaggggggatttgttttgtttctctggcCTGGAAATGAATAGAAGCTGTCAGACACAGCAAACAGCTGCCTGCCACATGGTAATATACACTTAGCACAGACACATAAAAGCAATAATTTTAGAAATTGTAGTCTGGGAATCTCTGCCTCTTCCCAAAATATTTACATTTGCCACAAGGATGGTGGCATTGTGGGCACTTCCTTGAGGGACACTACTATTGCAGTGTGATATCCTAGTAAATCTTAGTTGTAGCAGTTCTGTTGGTAGCAAACATCAATCAGGATAAGGGGAAATGTGTCTGTAAAAGGCCTTATGTATAAAAAGATACAAAATAATAAGCAAATGGTGAATTAATTCAGCTCTTGAACTTCTGCATCTCTGTTGCTGATGGCTGTAGTCCTTACTGTTCTACAGTGAGCCAAGCTCAAGGAGTTACTGTTGAGGTGGAAAGCTGacttggggttttcttttcaaGCTTAGAGAAATACTGTGTGAGGCAATATGAAACAACCTCTTTTACTTTTGTACTGAATTCTGGGAGAACACAAATGGAATAAGAAAGGAGTAAAATATTTTGAGAAGCTGTGTGACTCTTTAGGCAAGTGATTGGAAAACTTGTATGGTACTTTGTTTTCAAAGAGACATAACAGAAGCAGAAAAGAGGCCTTCTTTCCTAGCACATCTGTATTTCTTTCCCATTTTCCCACTGGAAAAATGAGTTGTTTGTTTACTTAGCTGTGCAATCTTGCTGTTACATTCAGATTTGCAATTTGCAGTCTTCAGTAAGCTATGGATATGCTGCAATAACAGTAAATCTTTTTTTTATTCCCTTCCTATCAGCCTTCTGCTGCGATTCACAGATGATACATTTGACCCAGAACTTGCAGCAACCATTGGTAAGTATGTGCTGATGCTACCTGAGAAAAATTTATACCAACTTCAGTAGAAAATTGTTTGTTCAGACTTGTCTAACTGGTGGTGAAGTTCAGACCTGTCTGCTTTTCTGCAAGGAAGGAATGATGTTGACACAACTTGAACATGTAGCTGTCCCGTTTGTGCACAAATACATCCTTGGCTAGGAAAATAGATATATATGTCACCTTCACTATGAAGGTGGAAGTCATTGGTGAGATCAGTGAAAAGCTCTGGTGAAACAGCCTGCAGTTCACTGTTACCAGCATTTGAGACTGCAGTGACAATGTAAGAGCTGCTGCTATGTCTCCTACTGATTTATCTGTGCTAGATAGCTGTCAAGTTTGAATAGTAATACTACTGTCCAGAACTTGTGTTCTAAGTAAAAGATATCTACCAAGTATTGTAAGAACACTTAGGATTGTCTTTAGTAGGGTATGTTAGCTCTTGCAGCTGTTGATAATACTACAGAGTACTGTGTggtttctgcttttcctctacAGAGAGGATGTTACATGGTGGCTTTTTCCAGTCCCTTGGCAGCTGGAGAGCCAAGAATCtagagctgctgggaagaaaaGCAGTGGTAGTCATTGTTACATTGGTATGAAACCCAACAGCAGTGAAGCCAGTTGTGTTGGGGAAGAGTGACCCAGAATGCAGGTGGTTATATATGTTAATTCCAAATTAGTATATATGCACAAGGCTGTCCAAAGAAGTAAAATGAAACTTCTAAGAATGTGATGCAGCTCTGTGCCAAATTAATAACTGAAGTAATGGAAATGAGAGGTGACTTTTCAACATGATGCGCTTCAATTGTGTTTTTCACTTGGTCTGTAGGAAGAATTCTGGCTAAGAACCAATATGAAACTTTTTCTTTGAGTTCAGGTGTTGATAAACAAAGAGAGCTGTGACTGATTGAGAAGTCAATAAGTTAATCTGTTTTTAATTAGTGTTAATAAAAAGGAATGTGGCCTACTTTTGTTCATGTCATTGCTCATAAAATATGAACTTGTGCAAGTACTCCCATCTTCTTTCATAAGGATATGGTGGAAGGAGACAGCAATAGAATGTATCAGGTGGTGAGGTGACAGTTTGGTGTATTGATCTAAAGCACCCTCTTAGTTCAATTGAGTGGGATTTTATTGAGCTCTGCATTTTCTCTACTTCTGTTATGGCAGATTAATAATCCAAACCTGAGTTACTTGAAATACTGTTTTGTTAACtggcttctctctctgctgagctcctgGTTTTACTAGAATTGGATTTGCCACTGTCTTGGATGGATTTTGCTGTGCTCTTAGTTAATTTTcatgcttttgcttttcagtaGTCAGTCTATAACATAAGGGTTTTGTGCTGCTTTGGTTTCTGGATTTGCTTGCATTGCTTGTGCAGAATTTGAAGCATTATCTTTTAATATTGATCTAACAGCAATGCTCACAGTGTGTATGCACTGAGCAGTAAATGAAGATTGCAGAACTCTGCAGGTACAAGACACTGAACATTTTTACTGACTGGGAGAAGCTTACTGTGGCTTCACAATACACCTAATGTTCGTCCTAAGGAGAAAAAAGTGTTCCTTCTTAAAAGTTGACGTGGTTTTGATTTGTTAAGTATCTGACAGGCTGTAACAACACACAGATTTTGATGTCAAATGGATGGCTAACAGAATGTGCTGTGAGGTGTTGGACATACTGAGTGAGCAATGGTGGTTTTTACAGTTCAGGGAAAGAAATAGGCAATTACGATGGAAGAAGAGATTCTAGTAGTCTAAAAGTTACTGATGAGTGCTGAAAAATtggcagaagaaaatgtttttcagGATCAGTTTGAGACTGCTTGCTAGCATAGCAGTCTTCTATGAGCTAAGTGAAGTTGTAAGAACTGGTGTTTAAATTGATAGGTTAATACAGACTGTTCTGTGAACATAACTGTAGAATAATGTTCCCACTTTGTTTGTGGCATGGAGCATTATATTACTGGCAAGTTAGGAACTAAGATTCTCAGTCCTTAAACAACAACTAAAAGGTCCCGTTCAGTTACAACAAAAGCTAATGTTTTTTGGCAGAATGTTGCTTGAAATAGAGCTTGGGCTTCTTGCAATGCCGGATGTAGTCTGCAAATCACTTGATGCTTCAGGGAAGGTAGCAAGCTGAAGCTGTGAAACAGTGGAATAAAACTGTATATTCTTTTAAATAAAGCTCTTTAAAATGTCAGTTGCAGTGAAGCTGTAAATCCTCTTGCAGCATGCTGTTTCTTAAGCGTTCTGCATGCTCTCTCTGACTTGGTAAACTGAATGTGTTTTGGCAGCTTGTTTGTAATCTGCGTGGCCTTGGCAGTAGTGCGGCAGCACACTTAGCGTGCAGCCCTGCTTAAACATTTTGTGTTAAAATAGCTAAAGCAGAAATTCTCATTCTTGCAGCAAGTGCAATGCCTACCATTTTAAGTCAAAATGCAGAGAGTTTGCTGGGTGAGAGTTGTGCATATAAAGGCAGCAATTTTCCATGCTACTACTTCATTTCAGGGCTGCTGCCTGATGGGGAGTGAGAGGTGCTCCAAAATAATTGAAGCATACTCCCAGTTACTTGCTGTTGGTAACCTAAGGATTAAATTACAGCAGAATTAATCATAACTATACTCAGTCTCTGAAACTAGTGTGTGTATTTGCACAGTCACTAACATCTCTTTCTTATTGGCATGAATTTTGTGCAGCTTGTCCTTGGGCAAGTGGTAGGCTGGTAGTTCCtgggtatttaaaaaaaaaagagatgagaggagaggggaattgGTGTTGGTGGTGTATCAACAGCAGAACTGTTACCATACCTGTTTTTTCTTATCCACTGTGCATGGGAATGGAGAGTACCTGATGGTGTTGGAATCCTTGTAAGAAAGATATGGTGTTCAAATTATCTGAAGCATATTTAACATGTTTGTTAGAGGAATTACTGTCATCTAATGTTTTATCTCACAGGATAACAATCACTGTAGATGAGTGTCTAAATTGGTTTAACCTGTGTGTGGTCACCTTAATGGGACTTGGTCAGATAGTTTGAGAGAGATCCTTGCTGTTTCCCTGAGCCAGTGCAGCTTTGAAAGTAGGTTTCTCAAGACCATGGATGTACTCAAGGGGAATACATGTATGAGTAATGAATAGAAAGTGAACCCATTTGAGTTATAAAGTTGAATATTTGTCCTGGAATATGTGCTTCAATAAAGAAAACTTGCCTTATGTTCATGAAGTGTTTTGAGTTGATGGCTTAAAAGGCTCTTAGGCTTCTGCAAATGTCTGTCAGCAACAAAACTTTAAGCTTTAAGCAAGGTTAGTGAATAGCTAGTGGAAGTTACTCTTTCTGCTCCTGTCAAGATAACTTATTTTCTgagtggtggtggttgtttctttttctatttaCTTTATCTTTCATAAAGAGCTGTTTGTATTTCAGAAATAGTTTGTTTGAAGAGCTAAAACATGTTTCCTTCTCTAGGTGTAGACTTCAAGGTGAAAACCATTTCAGTTGATGGAAACAAGGCTAAACTGGCAATATGGGTAAGTTGTCTCTTACGTGCTTCATGCATTGCTTTGCTTTAGGAATAGTGCTGGTTTGTGTTGCCTACAGTTTCTATGGATTTCTATTTAATAAGGGTATTTTTAGGAGTGGGAGGTTAATACTGAACCATTAAGAAGGTGGAGTGGACTTTGGGACAAATGGCTAATGGGGcaattctgttgctgctgagcttctctgcATCGTTGGGTTTAGATCTGGTTGGGGTTGGggtagagaaaaggaggaataAAGAGGTGCTGAATCAGTCAGGCTTCACAACCATGAATGTGGGCATTCCTTTTTTAATGAGCAATATATTGTTTTACTTCTGAAGAGTTAGTCCTCATTGACTTTATTCTTCCCTGTATATGCCATTCTCATCTGTACTGGAAAATTTTAGAAAGATACAATTAAACTAAATTTAGTAGTGATAATAGGTTAAGAATTACTGTTGTGTACCTCTCCAAGAAATCCTTAGCTTAAACTTCATAGCCATCATGCAATGATTTTTATAGGCTTGAGGTCAGTGTTACTGTAGCAGATGCAGCTGACAGAGGGAGAGGCAGTGTTTGTCTCTGCCTTAGTGTTCAGCATCTACTGAAGCTAAAAGTAGAACTTAAATTCATGACAAGTGAAGAAAAAGTACTGCCAAGCTTTTCTTTAAACTTTCTCCTTTTTGCAAACCAGCTTCCATACTTGTGTGACTTGAAGCACCTTTTGAATATTCAGAGCCAGCTGTGACATCTTGCAGCAACAAGAATACAGACTTGTTTCTCACATAAGCAAAATACCTGGTGTTTGCTTCCTTGGGATGTAGTAGTGGAACAGGAAATACATACTGCAATGATTCTGTTGCTCTGAGCGTGGTTCATGTCTCAGTTTAAAATAAGCACTTCTGTCTTAGTGTGACAATAGTAATTGCTAAAAATGAATGGATTTGCCAAGGAAAAGAACTGCAACAACTTGTTAGACTCATCTATGTATGGTAATTCAGACTGATGTTCTGTGGCAGTGAACCACTTTTAAATCTGGTGTTTAATGTGTCATTTCTAACCTGGGGTAACCTAGGTGAAGTTATTTAATCCTCTGTGCCGCAAGTGTGCACTGTAACTTAATCTCTGATAAGAGAACAGCTTTCTAATACTTTTATTGTTGTAGAGCTGTTGACACTTTAAATTTGAGGATGTAAATTCAATTTTACTTAaaaccagagctgctctgtcatAGCATGTTCAGTGCATTTGCCCTGGCACTGGATCAAATTGAATTGGACCAAGGtgattctcaagttgtgccggggaggtctaggctggatgttaggaggaattcttgacagagagagcgattagcattggaatggactgctcagggagatggtggagttgctgtccttggaggtattcaagaaaagcctggatgaggcacttagtgccatggtctagttgattggatagggctgggtgctaggttggactggatgatcttggaggtctcttccaacctggttgattctatgattctaagtgagtGAGCTAGTTTCCTTGCCACAGGTTTTGATGAGTGCTACAAAATCTTAGTACTGCAGCTGTACttctttcttcctggttgctaCTGTACTTAGCCACCCCCATGGAAGGGTTTGTCTTGTAGCTGTCTTATTGTTACATAGTCCAGTCACTTACATACTTCACAGCTTAAAGGTGTTTCCCAGGACAGACTACATAACATCTCAAAGTTCATGTGCAGTAAAACATCAGAGGAAAGTGTAAACTTTAAGTTAGTAGATTAACCTACTTTGAGTTTTATTGAGTATGTTTATTAGAAGCAGAATGCCTGAGAGCCAAAGGAGGCTCTGTGAAAATTCAGAACAATGGAactttatgattttttttttaggataCTGCAGGTCAGGAGCGGTTCAGAACATTAACACCCAGCTACTACAGAGGTGCACAAGGTGTTATCCTAGGTGAGTATAGCTTTGCATTGTGTTTGCAATAAACTTGTGTTTTTCTCATGCATTGGAGTTAGACAAACTCATAAACTTTCTGCAGTATCTAATTGATGTTAAAAGTCATTATGTTTGAATATATTAAAGGATGTTGAGTTCAATGGTTGACCTCTGTTCATCTTGCTGCCTTGAGAACACTTCTTGCATGAGATGAGAAGCTACTGTTCTTTGAAGGGATAGCTTTGAGAAGCCTCTCTGTTACCCCAGACTTGCCTCTTAccttttatttcttcatttttttgccTGTGTTTACTAAGCCCTGAGTaaacaaattaatttttttttcttctcagtgtATTCTTTCTGTATTAGTATGTACACAGCTttgtctctcttctccctcttccttttccccaaTGAAATCAATATGAACACTGTGGAGTgtagctggggtttttttttgctacttGTGTCTCCATACTGATGGGATATTACATAGAGTCACTTAGAATAGACTAACCAGGAGCATAGAAATCAGAAAGCCAGGGCCAAATCCATAACTGCAACTTTGCAGTGATACAGGAAACTCTTAACCAGGCACTGAGCTCTGAAGTTCTGCTTCTTCACTACTAAAAGTGAGGAGCTGTTGATAGGGCAGAGCATAAagtttgatttgttttgaagTTGGGTCTGATTTGAGAGATTCTTGGTGAGGAGCTATTGTGTCCAGTTAAATTGTTTGGCTTGGAGTAGTCTCTGTCTTGGGTCTTCCTGGTGGCTTTTAGTTTGCATGTACTGGTTCCCAAGGATGATTTGCATTATCCTCTGGCATGGAAAGATGCTGTTGAGGCGTGTCTCATCAAGTCAGTTGCTGGCACTGAACCTGCTGTTTACTGTTGAAAGCTGTGCAAGCAAGCAAGTTTGGGTCCTAGAAAGTTTTGCCACTGATATTTGCTTTCCCATTTTAATACCTTCCTAGAGAGTTCTTTAGTATTCTCCTGGATAGCTCTTTGTTAAACACCTTCTTTAAAATAAGATTGTTCATGCAGACAAGCTATGGATGTGATCAAATCCAACTGTTATGCTTGCTCACATGAAACATTCAACTGTGGGTCAATGTTCAATGTTTCTGCACTTATTCTATCTGTAGTAGCTAAATTGGACTCTAGCTCTCAGAAAGCTGTGGggttgtttttctccttttgtaACTGTATTTCCTGGAAAAAATAACTGTGCAAATAATACTGCTAATATCTTTCAGTTTATGATGTCACAAGGAGAGATACATTTGTCAAGCTGGACAACTGGTTAAATGAACTGGAAACGTACTGCACAAGGAATGACATAGTGAAAATGCTGGTTGGAAACAAGATTGATAAGGTAAACTGAAATCAACTGTGGGAATTCATCTGTTGGTGTATTTTGTTAATGATGTGCATTAATGCTATGTCTTATTACAGGAAAACCGTGAAGTTGACAGAAATGAAGGGCTTAAATTCGCAAGAAAACATTCCATGTTGTTCATAGGTATGTTGTGGGTGTTTGCAGGGTTATCATTTGATTGTATGATGCAGTGAGAAGTACCACTGCTGTAGGACTGATGGTCCTTGTATGTACAATGCAGTGAATGATATTTCTCAGCTGCAGAAGGTACAATGATAATAGATACTCCACTTTTTTGAGTTACCCCTAAATATGTCCAGATATTTATTCTAACTGAAGATGAGTATACTGAAATTCAGGGGGATTAAGGGTGGAGTACAGACCATACTCTAGTCTGACAGAACTTGGTTTAGGTTTAGGAGTTTGTCTTTTTTCTGAGCCCACTCCTTAAATTACTAAGAAGCAAAATAAAAGAGGGATCACTGGTACTAGTGGCCAGATTTCAGTATAGCAGAAGAGCTACAGTAATCTGTATTAGAGCTGGGTTGTTAAAATAGGAATGCAATTAACATTCAAATGGGTGGGATTGAATGACATAATCATGACTGGAGCAAATGAAATGGGACTTTCATGCAAAGCCTTGCAATGATGAACTGAAATGAATGGTGAAGTGATTATGCCTATGTTTTAACATGTTTCATTCAAGCGTCAGCAGAGGTTTTTTCATAGGGTGACTCCAGTAGCAAAGCAGTTCATTGACGTGTCCTGTACTTAGACTCATGTTCCTTATCTCTGACTAATGACAAACCTTTGTCTAGTACCTTGCTGTGTTTCTTTTGGCCACGGTGTCAGATGTGGAAATACGAGATCAAAGTTGAGGACAAGCTCTTAGCTGCATAAAAGATGAAGAGAAACATGGAAATTAAACTCTGAATGTATCTGTGTGGAGGAACAGGACAAGCCCTAGTGGTACCAAACAGTTTCAGATGATGTCTGTTGCTCTTAGAAGATATCTTGTGAGCAAATTTCACAGGCTTAGCCAAAGTAAAATTCCTGAGTGAAATTACCTAGATTTATGTGAACTGAAGAGGAAATGAGACCCCTTACTGCTTTATATCAGATGAGTTCTATGATGGAGGCTGACTCAGAATCCTACTTGCTGCTTAGTTATGGTGGTACTGCACCACTGAAATACAGAACAGTTAGCAGGTTTAGCAGACATCTTAAGTTAGCAGAACCCTCCTTTTGCCTTAGTGAAGCACTTTGCACAGAAAATAAAGCTAAGCCATAGCTGTCTTTGTGTATTTTGTTGATCTTGGAAGCTCTTTGCAATGTACTGCCTTGTGTGGTGACAAATGTGCATGCTTGCTAACTTTGGCAGTGCAGTGTTGTTACAGAATACATTCTAGAAGTTGTCAGTCTAAGTTGGAGGTTGAGACTTGACTGAGAGAAATACTGAAACATGGAAGCTGTGCTAACACTTGACTACTTCTGTCCCTTCTCCAGAGGCAAGTGCGAAAACGTGTGATGGTGTACAGTGTGCCTTTGAAGAACTGGTTGAAAAAATCATTCAGACCCCTGGACTGTGGGAGAGTGAGAGCCAAAACAGAGGTGTAAAGTTATCAAACAAGGAAGAAGGAtacggaggaggaggagcatgTGGTGGATATTGTTCTGTGTTATAAACTTTGGGAAGCTTATTCTTTGCCTATTTAAACAGCTAGTGACATCTTTCTGTACATAAATCCATTAAATGCTATTTTTAGGGACCTTGCAGTTTGCACATATTTGTTTTGTATCATGGCAGTGAAcacttgtaggaaaaaaaatgttctgcaGCTTCCCCAGTTTGAAAGTGTTATGGTAAGCATGCCCAAACTACAATCTTCAGGTTTTTATAAGTAGCAAAAATAATGTGCAAGAACAAATG
Proteins encoded in this window:
- the RAB18 gene encoding ras-related protein Rab-18, with the translated sequence MDEDVLTTLKILIIGESGVGKSSLLLRFTDDTFDPELAATIGVDFKVKTISVDGNKAKLAIWDTAGQERFRTLTPSYYRGAQGVILVYDVTRRDTFVKLDNWLNELETYCTRNDIVKMLVGNKIDKENREVDRNEGLKFARKHSMLFIEASAKTCDGVQCAFEELVEKIIQTPGLWESESQNRGVKLSNKEEGYGGGGACGGYCSVL